In Ignavibacteria bacterium, the sequence GGTGACAAATGCCTTTAGATTCTTATACAGAGCAATAGGTTATCACAGTGGCAAAGATAAATCATTTTGTAAAACTATATCAAAAGAAATAAGTGAAAACCTGAAAAAAGAGTACAGTAATCCTTTTGATGATTTCTTTCATAAGGCAGACATTAGCTATGACGGAGTAGCAATACTAAAAAAACATAATTATAAGCCGATATCACATAACGGAAAATGGAATTTTGTACCAAATAATTATTTTTAAATTAAACTAAATAATAATGAATAAAGAATATTTGTTTACATCAGAGTCGGTATCAGAAGGCCATCCTGATAAAGTTGCTGACCAAATTTCGGATGCAATTCTGGATGCATATCTCGAAAAAGATAAATACGCAAAAGTTGCCTGCGAGACATTGATATCAGGAGATTTACTCGTCATATCCGGGGAATTTAAGTATAATTCAGAGGATGAGATTGACCATAAGCAAATTGCGTTCGATGTAATTAGAAAGATTGGATATGATAAAGGTAGTTTCGGATTTGATTTTGATAAATGCGAATTTATACCATCTATTAAAGCACAATCCTCTGATATAAATATTGGAGTTGAACAGGGAAATAATACAGGTGCAGGAGACCAGGGACTTATGTTCGGATATGCGACTAATGAAACACCCGAATACATGCCGTTACCTATTTTACTGGCACATAAATTAATGTTCAGGCAGGCAGAGCTCAGAAAAAGCGGAGAAATTGACTGGCTGGGACCCGATGCAAAAGCACAGGTGACGGTGAAGTACAGAAACGGGAAACCTGTATCTGTTGAAAAAGTTGTTCTTTCCACACAGCATAAGAGCTATATAAGAAATTCTGAGATAAGATACACGGTTACAAAAGAAATTATTGAGAAAGTGATTCCAAAAGATCTGCTTTCAAAAGATGTTTCAGTACTTATTAATCCAACTGGATCATTTATAGAAGGCGGACCGAAAGCTGATACTGGACTTACCGGAAGAAAGATAATCGTGGATACCTACGGTGGAAGCTGTCCGCACGGCGGCGGAGCTTTTTCAGGAAAGGACGCTACAAAGGTCGACAGGTCAGCGGCTTATATGGCAAGGTTTGCTGCAAAGAACATTGTTGCAAAAGGACTTGCTGATAAGTGCACGCTGCAGGTTGCCTATGCAATAGGTGTTACAGAGCCGATATCGATGATGGTGAATACTCATGGAACCGGTAGGGTATCAGATGAAGAGACAGAGAAGTTTGTGAAAGAAAACTTTGATTTTACTCCTAAAGGAATAATAGAAAGGCTGGATTTACTGAGACCAATATATTTTGATACAGCTGCATACGGACATTTTGGTAGAGTCGGGTTTGAATGGGAGAAGGTTTTTTAATAAATATAAATCAGAAGTAATCAGTATTTATAAATTAAATGGAAAGGGGTTTATAAATGGTAAATCTTAGTACACGACAAAAATAAGGTGAAACAAAAAAGATAGCTCCTGATGTTAAGTTATTAATTTGACAATAAATTAAATAACAAAAGGAGCTAAGAATGAGTTACAATTATAATCAATTATTAAATATATTTCAATTTCATTTCAACTGGAATTTAGCAAGGGTTTCTTTCCTGACAACTTTCGTGATAAGTTTTTTGCAGTGCTCGACAGTAAATTTACGTAGAGTAGCCCTTCGAATGAAGTCACAGAATGTTGACTCAAATTACAGGAGGATACAGAATTTCTTTCAGAAATATGGTTTAAGACAAAAAGAGTATTCAATATTTTTGAGATCCCTGTTACCAAAGGATGCTAAATATTGGTTAGCAATAGACAGAACAAACTGGAAGTTCGGAAAGACAAACATCAATATTTTAATGATAGTAGTCATATACAAAGAAATCGCCTTTCCATTATGCTGGGAAGCACTGGAAAAGTTTGGAAACTCAAGCTCAACCGAAAGAATAGCTTTACTTGAAAAAGCAGTAAAGATATTGGGAAAAGACTCAATAAAAGGAATATTAGGAGATAGAGAGTTCATAGGTGTAAAATGGTTTAGGTATTTAATGAAAGAGGAAATTGGTTTTCACATCAGAGTGAAATCAAACATAAAAGTTGGTAGTAAAACTAAAGAAAGCAGAAAAGAAATAAAGGATTTATTAAAATATTTCAAAGTTAATATTCCCAAAGAATTACCGAATAAACATGATGTTTTCGGATATAGATTGCACGTATCAGGAATGAAAACCAAAGATGACTATTGCATAGTAATAAGCAATAAAGACAATACGGAAGCTCTTAAAATCTACCGACAAAGATGGTCAATCGAGAATATGTTTGGCGCATTCAAGACCCGGGGATTTAATTTTGAAGACACACATCTGCATCATTTATACAAGATCGAGAAATTAATATTTCTAATAAGCATAGCTTATGTCTGGTCAATATTCACCTCATTATGGCTGGATTCGAAAGTAAAGATAAGAGTCAATAAATATGGTAGAAAAACAATTAGTTATTTCAGGAGAGGTTTAGATTATTTGATTAATATGCTACACCAAATACTTTCGGGAAAAATGCATAATGAATATATTGAAGTCATTAAATTATTGTCGTGTACTTAGATGGTAAATGGATTAGTAATAGTAACAGCTGTTATGCTTATTGTTTCGAAATTTCTGGATTGTTATACTACGGATGTGAAAGCCTCAAAGACGGCTGACAAAGCAGGATATGAGGTAAACCCACTAACAAGGTGTCTGATGATAAAATTAGGGTTTAGAAATGTGATATGGTGGGGATTTGTTTTGATATCTATATTTGTATCTTTAATTGCATATGAGGTAATGACTGAAAACAACATTTACTATTCAATTGGATATATATCACTTGGTTTTACAATTTCTCTGGCTCAGTTTGATGTTGCCGGGCACAATTATTATAACACACAATCTTTCTTCACCAGAACTCTCTGGAAAATCTACAGCATCTTCAACAAATAACACAACCTAAATAATTAACAGTTAATAATTAAAAGGCAGGGACACAGATTGTCCCTGCGAGGGGCATATATTTGCTAATATGAAGTAACATTAATTAGAATGAGAGTTACGGGAATAATAAAGACAGGAAAACTGATAATAGTTCTTTTAGTGCTTTGTTTGTTTGGACTTTCTTGTAAGGAAGCTCCAACAGAAGCAGAGGAGCTTATTTCGGGAATAACGGGAAAGATTACTGCTGCAAGCACAGGCAATAATGTTGTTGGTGCATCGGTATATACTGTTCCGTCTTCAAAGAGTACAACAGCGGATAATAACGGATATTACGAACTGAAAGAAATTAATCCTGGTACATATACAGTCACAGCTGCTAAGTCAGGATTTAATACTGCCTCTGTAAATATAGTTGTAGAGGAAGGAAAAATTAGCAGGGGTGACATTCAATTGGTTGAGGAAGGACCTGAATTGTCGGTTCAGCCGATGACGATTGATTTCGGAACGACACAGATAAATGCAACGATAACCGTTTCAAACAGCGGGGTTGGAACGCTTAACTTTACGGCATCAAAGAATGCAGGATGGCTGAGCATTAGTCCAGCAGCGGGAGCGGTTACAAACACACCGGTTACTATTAATCTAACGGCAGACAGGAGCAAGGTAGGGTTTGGAAATTATTCTGACGTGATACAGATAAATTCCAACGGAGGAAACAAGCAGGTTAATGTTATGATGGTAAAGCAGGATCCGAATGCTCCTTACCTGAATGTATCACAAAATCAATTAAATTTCGGAGCTTCGCAAAGCAGTTTAACATTTGATGTTTCAAACGGAGGTGCTGGGAATCTGAACTGGTCAATAACTAAAGACCAGAGCTGGATTACTGTTAATCCCCTTTCCGGAACGAATACAGCGTCAGTGACAGTAAGCGTAAGCAGAAACGGTTTACCGAACGGACAGAATTTTACTGGGAATGTAACCATATTATCTAATGGAGGAACAAAGGTAATACCTGTAACCATGTCAACAGGACTTCCTTTTACAGGAACATGGAGCACAATGACTCCTTATCTTGCAGGAATCAATCCGGAATCAAATTCAATACTTGCCGTAGAAAACTCAAACAACATCTGGGCAGCGGGTGACAAGATATGGTATTACAACGGAAGTACATGGACAGAGCAGACAAAACCGGACGGAGTAGGAACGATTAATTCTATATCATTTAATTCGGCAACGGAAGGGTGGGCTGTATCATATAACGGAGTAATAAAATACAACGGAAGCGGATGGACAAAGGTGACAACGGTACCTTCAATATGGACTTACAACTATGTGATTGTTTTAAGGCAGAATGTGATATTCCTGTTTTCGTACACATACGTCCTGAAATCATTTGACGGAGGAACAACATGGCAGACTGAAAATCTTAACTTTATAGGTCTCGACGGCGTGAGAATGGCAGATAAAACTTCAAACGGGAATGTGCTTTTTGTAAGCTTTGCACAGGGCACGATTGCAAAGTATGACGGAATAAGCTGGAATACGCTTTACGATGCGCATTATGTCGGGAACGGACTGCCATATATGCGATACTCTCTTTCTGCAGTTAATCCAACAAATGTCTGGTTATCAACACAATTTTACGGAATTGAGAAATATAACGGAACGGCATTTCAGTCCGAGCTGACTTTTTCAGGATATACAGAACTATACACAATAAGCATGGTATCTGAGACAAACGGATGGGCTGGAGGCTCGAAGCTATACCAGTACAACGGAAGCGGATGGACGGCAAAGACAGGAATATTGAGTGCGGCTGTTATTTCGCTGAAAATGATTTCAGAGAACGAAGGATATGCAATAACCGAAAGCGGAACAGTTTTAAAATATAATTAACATTTTATAAACATAAAATTATAGAATCATGAAAAACACATTTAAATTATTAACTGTAATCATAGCAGCGGCGGTAATTTACTCATGCAGCGGTAGCGTTGGAGAGGAAAACAGGGTTGAAAGCAGCGGTTCAAGACCTGACTGGATTTACAAACCGACCACAAAGGATAACCAGTACGTTTTAGTAACGGGTGAAATGACGAAAGCAAAGGACAGGGCTTTCGGCATGAATCAGGCATATGCAGACGGGATGAGAAAACTGCTTAATATGATGATTAATGATGTAAAGACACAATCTTCGCAGGTATTAAGAGGTTCGAACGTAGAGGAAGGCGATGTGGAGAAATACAGCGAGTTTGCGGTAGCTTGGATTTCGCAGACATACACGGTTGCTAATGTTGAAAATCCGGAAACTTACTGGGAGAAGGTAAAAGTTGATACTCCTTACGGGGAAACGTATTACTATGACTGTTATTCAAGGGTTAGGATTACAAGGGGTGATTTTAATAAATCGCTAACTGGTGCTTTTGAGAGCATGAAGAAAAGAGCACGTGACGACAACAAGAAGACAGTTGAGGATGTTGCGGAGAAACTAATTGAAGACCTGAATAACGGAAAATGAAGATTGCATTAACAGTCTTAGTATTGATGTTCAGCTTAGAGCTTGCAGGGCAGGTTCCCGAATGGATTGGGAAAACCCCAAAGGGATATATACATGATTACTATACAGGAAAAGGTGTTAGCAAAACATCGAGAGCTGAATCAGTATCTCTTGCGAATGAAGACGCTGTTGTATCAATAGTAAAAACCGGAAAGATAACAGCCGATTTTACCGAGCATGACAGCACGGGTTATGAGCAGAGAGGATTTGATGCAGATGCAGAAATGAACATAATACTGAAGACTGTCAGAGAGGTAAACATTACAGGCGAATCGAAGACAATAAAAGGACTGAAGCTTGTAGAGACATATTCAGAATACAATCAGGGATATTATGAATCATGGGTTTTAGTATCCGTTCCCAAAACAAACCCTCTGGACATGCCCTCGCCTATAACTAACATGATAAAATCAGCCGTGATACCGGGATGGGGGCAGTTCAGCAGGGGGAGCAAGATAAAGGGAGCAGCGTTTTTGACTTTGACAGCAGGTTCGCTTATATCGGGGTTTGTGATGAATGAGCTGAGCAACAATGCCTCGAAGGATGCGCAAAGTTCGAGAACACAGCAAAGAAGGGATTTCTACAATGAGCAGGCGAGGGCATATAATACATTCAGCGTGATTTCATTTATTGCTGCCGTGGGGTTTTATGTATGGAATATAGCTGATGCGATTGCGATAAAGGAGGTGGTGGTGTATGCGGGGGTGGAGGAAATTTCAAATAATATATGTTTAAAAATTCAAATTAATTTGTAGGTCTGATGAGTTTAGATCAGAAAAAGTTTGTAATGAGGGAATATTTTTTCCGAATATGTGAAGAGTTGTAGTATATTATTAATGAGTATTGAATCAGACTGATATGAAAAACTGAAGTCGGGAGCATTTTGATTTATTGGAAAACGCTGAAATGGTAATAAATAATAATTTAAATAATAATATAATGAAGGACAACACACTCTATTTTGTGTTAATATCGATAGTGGTTTTATTTATTATCGTTATTAACTTATTATAAATAAGTAAAGATAAAATCATACCGGAGATTTTGGTAAGATTTAACTATTAAAATTTGTTAAAGACAAAGAACGAAATAGCTTTATTGGTTTCTGCAGCCGTAATTATATCTATTGCAGTGTGGGTAATCTATACACCACAGAAAAGAAAAGACCCTGTTCAGGAACACAAGATGACAGTGATTGATACAACAAAGAATAAAACAAGAAACATAGATTCGATTGATTATGAAGATGAGGTAGATAGAAATCGGGCAAGAAAGGTCACAACCAAGATATACACAATTGATGACTTTTCAGTATGTTACTACGGGAAAGTCACAGTATTTGATGCCGGTGAATTTTACGCGCCGGGAAAGGCTGAGATATACAGAAAGAAAAACGATAGAAAACTTATATGTATCAAATCCAGCACTATAACCGCGGGACTATTTAGCAGCAAACCGAATTCGAATAATAAGATAAAGTACGGTGAGCAAGATGTTATAGTTTGTGAGGATTTCAATTTTGACGGGATAAAAGATTTTGCTTTTCTGGATGGAGATTACAACAAATACTGTACTCCCTCATACACAGTGTACCTGACGTTAAACCGCAAGATAGTTTACAGCAAAAAGTTAACAAACCTAGTCAGACAGAATTTGGGAATGTTCGACGTTGACAGGGAAAGGAAAATATTATCCGTTTATAATAAAAGCGGATACTGCTATAATGAATACAAAGAGTATAAGGTAATTAATAATTCTCCTGTGATTGTTTTTATACAAGAAGAGGAAACTAAAGACAATTACTTTTTTAAGACAACGAAAAGATTATTAAATAACGGAAAGTGGAGTAAAAAGACAACAAAGGAAAAGGCGTAAAAGGATTATAAGAATAAGCGGGTGAGGATATTCCATACGCCCATTGTGATTTCATTTATTGTGTTAGTGGTATATTAAGTATTAAACGACGTTGATGCGATAGCGATAAAGGAGGAGGGGGTTCATGCTATGGTGTCAATTTCAGAAACTATTATATATTTTAGACGGTCATAATCTTTTAAGATTAATTAAAGGATTATCTTTTCTATTATTATTAACTATTTTTAATAAATTGAGTGTATATCATCTTTTTCTTGCTTTAATGAAATGTAACAAATTATTTGTGATTTTTTGTATATTTTAAGATTACCGATTTTATCACTATTAATTAATTAGCATACAATCAGTATAAACATTTGTTTAGAACATTAATAAAATAATTGAAGGAAGTTTATAATAATTAAACCCAACTTATATGACGAATCGAAAGATTTTCGAAAAAGCACAAAACTATTTGCTTTCTTTTAATAAAATTACACCTGACATATTACAAAGGCAATGCGAGTTTCCCGGAACTACCAAGTCTATCCCCGAATTATATAAAAAATTGCTTGAACATGCCAGTAACAGAAGAGGAATGCCCAACTCAATTGGAGACATTGATAAATTAAAAAACATTCTTTTTGAATTTAATCCAGAAAAAGTTTTTAAAGAGTATAATCATTGGGAAAAATTATTTGATAAAATTAAAAGAGAGCTCAAGCCAACAAGTAGAATGCAAATAGACAATAAACATAATTACTGGGTTATTTATTGTAAATCGGTTTTATCAGTAGCAAATTATTTAAACAAATATTCTACTATTAAATCGTTCAATAGTTACGTGAACGAATTTATTTCTTCAAATAATATTGATATAAGGATGTCTTTACCGTTGTTAATGAAAGAGGAACTGTTTGGTTTTCAATTTGCTTTAGCTTGCGATTTTGTTAAAGAAAACATTTCCCCTGAATTTATAAAGCCCGACGTTCACATAAAAGATATATTTAAAGGATTACAATTATCTAATGAAAACGCTAATGACTTTGAAGTTTTTAGAGATGTAATAAAATTTGCAAAATCAATTGATGAACTTCCTTATAAAGTTGATAAAGTGTTTTGGTTAATAGGTAGTGGAAAATTTTATATCGATAACATCAAAATATCAACCGATAAATTTACTTTTATTAAAATGTGCTTGAATTCATAAAATAACCTTATTTAGAGAATTGCAAATTATAAAATATTATGGAAAAAATATTAGATTTAAAATATAATGACAAATACGACCAAAAAAAACTTGAGAGTTTTAATGCAAGGCTTGAATTATATTTGTTTAATTTAGCAAATGGGCCAAACGTGAAAAACATTAATTTTGATGAAGATTACTTTATAAATATGGAAACAAAAGAAGAATACATAAAGACAAACTTAGTTGTAAAATGTCAAGAATATGGTTTTTCATTTTCTAACAATTCATTAAAAAACATAAAAATAGATTCCATGATTGGGAATTGGTGTGAAGTTAATGAAGAAAAAATTGAAAATCTTTACAAAGACTACGAGGTAAAATATAAAGAAACATTATTTCCTAAAGACAAATTTGGAGAACTGCTAAAGCAAAATGAATGTGAATATTGTAAAATCAGTTTAGATGAAATAAAAAAACTGTTCGAAAAAGAAAAAATATATGGAAAAAGGTATACAAGGGGAAAGAGTCTTGAACTTGATAGAAAAATACCTAATTGGGAATACTCCAAAGATAATACAGTTGCTTGTTGTTATTGGTGTAATAATGCAAAAACGGATGAATTTTTTGGTGATGAATTTAAGAGTATAGGATTAGCTATTGGAACTATGTTAAAAAATAGATTGAAATAGCAAAAAGATATGTTGATTTCAAAAATTCCACGTTACACAATTCAATACTCCGCCGTCTTTTGAGATCTGGCGGATGTCTTTTATGTTAACGCGGATTATTTCACATGCAGGGAGTTCGTATTTCAGAGTTTTATAAGCTGTT encodes:
- a CDS encoding IS4 family transposase, giving the protein MSYNYNQLLNIFQFHFNWNLARVSFLTTFVISFLQCSTVNLRRVALRMKSQNVDSNYRRIQNFFQKYGLRQKEYSIFLRSLLPKDAKYWLAIDRTNWKFGKTNINILMIVVIYKEIAFPLCWEALEKFGNSSSTERIALLEKAVKILGKDSIKGILGDREFIGVKWFRYLMKEEIGFHIRVKSNIKVGSKTKESRKEIKDLLKYFKVNIPKELPNKHDVFGYRLHVSGMKTKDDYCIVISNKDNTEALKIYRQRWSIENMFGAFKTRGFNFEDTHLHHLYKIEKLIFLISIAYVWSIFTSLWLDSKVKIRVNKYGRKTISYFRRGLDYLINMLHQILSGKMHNEYIEVIKLLSCT
- the metK gene encoding methionine adenosyltransferase, which translates into the protein MNKEYLFTSESVSEGHPDKVADQISDAILDAYLEKDKYAKVACETLISGDLLVISGEFKYNSEDEIDHKQIAFDVIRKIGYDKGSFGFDFDKCEFIPSIKAQSSDINIGVEQGNNTGAGDQGLMFGYATNETPEYMPLPILLAHKLMFRQAELRKSGEIDWLGPDAKAQVTVKYRNGKPVSVEKVVLSTQHKSYIRNSEIRYTVTKEIIEKVIPKDLLSKDVSVLINPTGSFIEGGPKADTGLTGRKIIVDTYGGSCPHGGGAFSGKDATKVDRSAAYMARFAAKNIVAKGLADKCTLQVAYAIGVTEPISMMVNTHGTGRVSDEETEKFVKENFDFTPKGIIERLDLLRPIYFDTAAYGHFGRVGFEWEKVF
- a CDS encoding carboxypeptidase regulatory-like domain-containing protein; its protein translation is MRVTGIIKTGKLIIVLLVLCLFGLSCKEAPTEAEELISGITGKITAASTGNNVVGASVYTVPSSKSTTADNNGYYELKEINPGTYTVTAAKSGFNTASVNIVVEEGKISRGDIQLVEEGPELSVQPMTIDFGTTQINATITVSNSGVGTLNFTASKNAGWLSISPAAGAVTNTPVTINLTADRSKVGFGNYSDVIQINSNGGNKQVNVMMVKQDPNAPYLNVSQNQLNFGASQSSLTFDVSNGGAGNLNWSITKDQSWITVNPLSGTNTASVTVSVSRNGLPNGQNFTGNVTILSNGGTKVIPVTMSTGLPFTGTWSTMTPYLAGINPESNSILAVENSNNIWAAGDKIWYYNGSTWTEQTKPDGVGTINSISFNSATEGWAVSYNGVIKYNGSGWTKVTTVPSIWTYNYVIVLRQNVIFLFSYTYVLKSFDGGTTWQTENLNFIGLDGVRMADKTSNGNVLFVSFAQGTIAKYDGISWNTLYDAHYVGNGLPYMRYSLSAVNPTNVWLSTQFYGIEKYNGTAFQSELTFSGYTELYTISMVSETNGWAGGSKLYQYNGSGWTAKTGILSAAVISLKMISENEGYAITESGTVLKYN